The Teredinibacter sp. KSP-S5-2 genomic interval GTTTGGTAACAATCTGATTAAAAATAACAATAAAAGTCAGATGTTTTTATCAAAGTTAAGGCGGTTGGAATTTTGCCGTATCCCCTCCTTATGTAGTCTTTACCCCGCTTCAGGTCTGACTGAAGTCCCAATAAAAACACAATAATAAATTTAATAAAGGTGATTACTATGTTGAAAAAAGCAGTTGCAGTCGCATCGCTTTCCGCAGCAAGCCTGTTCGCGTCACAGAGCTTCGCCGCGATGGATTGCAGTAATATCCAGGTGTGGAACAGCAGCACAGCCTATAACGGCGGTGCGCAGGTTCAACAAAACCTCAAAGTGTATTCCGCTTCCTGGTGGACCCAGGGTGCAGACCCGGAAACCCATTCAGGCTCATGGCAGGAATGGAAATTTGTCGACGATTGTACGGGCTCTTCATCGTCTAGCTCGTCATCTTCATCCAGCAGTTCTTCCAGCTCTAGCAGTAGCTCTTCATCCAGCAGCAGCTCCAGCTCAAGCAGCTCATCTTCATCCAGCAGCTCTTCTTCCAGCTCTTCAGGTGGCAGCTGTCCGAATGCATTTGATATAAACGGTCAATACAACACTGGCGACCAGGCATCGAATGTTGGACGCATCTGGCAATGCCTTGTTGGCGGCTGGTGTTCATCCGGTAACTCCGCATATGTGCCAGGGGTTGGCTGGGCACACACCTATGCTTGGGAAGATGTTGGACCATGCACTACCAGCTCCAGCTCATCCAGCAGCAGCTCCAGTAGCTCTAGCTCAAGTAGTTCATCAAGCAGTAGCTCCAGCAGTTCATCATCCAGCAGTTCATCTTCTGGTGGCGGATTACCTTCTCGCATCTTGAATGGCTACCTCCATGCAAGCTTCACCAATGGGGCAGGTTACATTCGTCCAAGTGATGTTTCGCCAGCCTTCAACATTATTAACATCTCGTTTGCGGAACCCACTTCACCTACCAGTGGTGTTATGGAGTTTGCACCAGATGCTGCATTTACTACCGATGCACAATTCAAAGCGGATGTAAAAACAGCTCAGGCTCGCGGACAAAAAGTTCTGATCTCTATTGGTGGTGCAAACGGTCAGGTTCGTTTGGAAACTGCAGGTGCGAGAGATGCGTTTGTTAGCACTATGACTGCAATCATCAACGAATACGGTTTTGACGGTTTGGATATCGACTTCGAAGGTCACTCGCTATCTCTTGACCCAGGTGACAGCGATTTCCGTAATCCAACCACACCTGTGATTGTGAATTTAATCGATGCAACTCGACAAATTCTCACAAACTGTGGTGCAGACTGTATGTTGACCATGGCTCCTGAAACTTTCTTCGTGCAAATGGGTTACAGCTTCTACGGCGGTATTGCAACTGCGGCAGACCCACGTACAGGTGCCTATCTTCCAGTGATTCACGCGCTAAGAGACAGATTGAGTTTCTTACAAGTTCAGAACTACAACTCTGGACCAATCACCGGTTTGGATGATCAGTACCACACCATGGGCGGTGCAGATTTCCACGTAGCCATGATCGATATGCTACTTAAAGGCTTCCCAATTATGGGCGATCCTAACCACTTCTTCCCTGCACTTGACCCTAGCCAAGTACTAATTGGCGTACCTGCCAATGTAAACGCGGGTGGTGGTTTCGTGGATAACGGTGGCTTGCAGCAAGCCTGGACGTGCTTAACCAAAGGTACTTCCTGCCCTGCTTACAACCCAGGCCGAACTTACCCAACACTTCGCGGGTTTATGACTTGGTCTGTAAACTGGGATGCATTTAATAACTTTGTTTTCTCAGAAGGTATGCGTACCCATATTGA includes:
- a CDS encoding chitinase; this translates as MLKKAVAVASLSAASLFASQSFAAMDCSNIQVWNSSTAYNGGAQVQQNLKVYSASWWTQGADPETHSGSWQEWKFVDDCTGSSSSSSSSSSSSSSSSSSSSSSSSSSSSSSSSSSSSSSSSSSGGSCPNAFDINGQYNTGDQASNVGRIWQCLVGGWCSSGNSAYVPGVGWAHTYAWEDVGPCTTSSSSSSSSSSSSSSSSSSSSSSSSSSSSSSSSGGGLPSRILNGYLHASFTNGAGYIRPSDVSPAFNIINISFAEPTSPTSGVMEFAPDAAFTTDAQFKADVKTAQARGQKVLISIGGANGQVRLETAGARDAFVSTMTAIINEYGFDGLDIDFEGHSLSLDPGDSDFRNPTTPVIVNLIDATRQILTNCGADCMLTMAPETFFVQMGYSFYGGIATAADPRTGAYLPVIHALRDRLSFLQVQNYNSGPITGLDDQYHTMGGADFHVAMIDMLLKGFPIMGDPNHFFPALDPSQVLIGVPANVNAGGGFVDNGGLQQAWTCLTKGTSCPAYNPGRTYPTLRGFMTWSVNWDAFNNFVFSEGMRTHIDAN